One genomic region from Nostoc sphaeroides encodes:
- a CDS encoding amidohydrolase family protein, giving the protein MSETPVLDKIIKNVRVVRPHQDAIELLDLGIKDGKFAQIAPNISPDTAKEVFDGKNLLGFPGVVDAHMHIGIYQPLDKDAVTETKAAAMGGVTTSLNYIRTGQYYLNKGGSYRDFFPEVLALSAGNFFVDYSYHIAPIASQHIDEIPLLFEEYGVSSFKIFMFYGGYGLHGLSDQQNLFLMINKEERYDFAHFEFIMRGLTRLMEKHPEARDTISLSLHCEVAEILNAYTKIVENDSSLSGLHAYSAARPPHSEGLAICIASYLAHETNCANINLLHLSSRKAMEAALTMQTAFPHINFRREVTIGHLLLDVDTPNTIWAKVNPPIRPRADVEYLWQAVLNNQVDWIVSDHACCSAEQKRSTKDPNNIWLAKSGFGGTEYLLSGLFSEGSRRGMSYNHMAKLLSWNPSRRFGLLEKGDIAIGYDADLVLVDPNEIFVVRAAESESQQGYTPFEGAELTGRVKSTFLRGNLIYNKGQVLGSPTGRYLKRSYYS; this is encoded by the coding sequence GTGTCTGAAACTCCCGTATTAGATAAAATTATCAAAAATGTGCGGGTAGTTCGTCCCCATCAGGATGCAATCGAACTACTTGATTTAGGCATTAAGGATGGAAAGTTTGCTCAGATTGCCCCTAATATTAGCCCAGACACAGCTAAAGAGGTATTTGATGGCAAAAACCTGTTAGGCTTTCCTGGGGTCGTGGATGCCCACATGCACATCGGTATCTATCAACCTCTGGACAAAGATGCTGTAACTGAAACCAAAGCAGCCGCAATGGGAGGCGTGACTACCAGCTTAAATTACATCCGTACAGGGCAGTATTATCTTAACAAAGGTGGCTCCTACCGTGATTTTTTTCCAGAGGTCTTGGCTTTATCCGCAGGTAATTTTTTTGTAGATTACAGCTATCACATCGCACCTATAGCTAGCCAGCATATCGATGAAATACCTTTATTGTTTGAAGAATATGGTGTTTCTTCGTTTAAAATCTTCATGTTTTATGGCGGCTATGGGTTGCATGGTTTGTCAGACCAGCAAAACCTCTTTTTGATGATTAATAAAGAGGAACGGTACGATTTCGCTCATTTTGAATTTATTATGCGTGGTTTAACTCGCTTGATGGAAAAGCATCCAGAAGCGCGAGATACTATCAGCTTGAGTTTGCATTGCGAAGTTGCAGAAATTCTCAACGCCTACACCAAAATAGTTGAAAACGATTCTAGTCTTAGTGGATTACACGCTTACAGTGCAGCACGTCCACCTCATTCCGAAGGTTTAGCAATTTGCATTGCTTCTTATTTGGCGCATGAGACTAACTGTGCAAATATCAATTTGTTGCACCTAAGTTCGCGTAAAGCAATGGAAGCAGCTTTGACTATGCAAACTGCTTTTCCTCATATCAACTTTCGGCGAGAAGTTACTATCGGACATTTGTTATTAGATGTCGATACTCCTAATACAATTTGGGCAAAAGTCAACCCTCCTATTCGTCCCCGTGCCGATGTAGAATACTTATGGCAAGCAGTACTCAACAATCAAGTAGATTGGATAGTTAGTGACCATGCTTGTTGTTCTGCTGAACAAAAAAGAAGTACTAAAGACCCGAATAACATTTGGTTAGCAAAGTCTGGTTTTGGCGGTACAGAATATTTACTTTCTGGTTTATTTAGTGAAGGGAGTAGGCGGGGGATGTCTTACAATCACATGGCCAAATTGCTATCTTGGAACCCATCGCGGCGTTTTGGTTTGTTAGAAAAAGGTGATATTGCTATTGGTTATGATGCTGATTTGGTGTTAGTAGATCCAAATGAAATTTTTGTGGTACGTGCTGCTGAGTCGGAATCACAACAAGGTTATACACCCTTTGAAGGAGCCGAGTTAACCGGACGGGTGAAGAGTACCTTTTTGCGGGGAAATCTGATTTATAACAAAGGACAAGTTCTAGGTTCACCTACTGGACGTTATTTAAAACGCTCCTACTATTCGTAA
- a CDS encoding aspartyl/asparaginyl beta-hydroxylase domain-containing protein codes for MESFNEYHIDPNEFTFLKSFEDNWQVIRDEFTHFIKNASNDELKLTYDILGTKSQTIKTKGDAKYSAFGILFQGMFIEKYIQAHQIQYPDYGPDDASQKALKLREKYFPSLAKVIEKVNFSDDEIIRNVYFGTFHPGLDIKLHVNYNPHTNRGYLGLIVPEGDVAMKICHEQLYWHEGKFLVLDHSYPHCPHNYTNYDRTVLVVDFFKPDKPRDEVIQFEKEQVTQRMQDNPYSLGVFGKSDKAKVEDFIKYGLAHQLEWDKAL; via the coding sequence ATGGAAAGTTTTAATGAATATCATATAGACCCAAATGAATTTACTTTTCTCAAAAGTTTTGAAGATAACTGGCAAGTGATTAGAGATGAATTTACACACTTTATTAAGAATGCGTCTAATGATGAGTTAAAGTTAACTTATGATATTTTGGGGACTAAAAGTCAAACAATTAAAACCAAGGGTGATGCAAAATACAGTGCTTTTGGTATTTTATTTCAAGGTATGTTTATTGAAAAATATATTCAGGCGCATCAAATACAATATCCTGATTATGGGCCAGATGATGCATCACAAAAAGCACTTAAATTAAGAGAAAAATATTTTCCAAGTTTGGCTAAAGTAATAGAAAAAGTCAACTTTAGCGATGATGAAATCATCAGAAATGTGTATTTTGGAACATTCCATCCAGGCTTGGATATCAAACTGCATGTAAACTATAACCCTCATACAAATCGTGGCTATTTAGGATTAATCGTGCCAGAGGGAGATGTGGCTATGAAAATATGCCATGAGCAACTTTATTGGCATGAAGGAAAATTCCTAGTTTTAGATCATAGCTATCCACATTGTCCACATAATTACACTAATTATGATAGAACTGTCTTGGTTGTAGACTTTTTTAAACCGGATAAACCTAGAGATGAAGTTATCCAATTTGAAAAAGAGCAAGTTACACAAAGGATGCAAGATAATCCTTACAGCTTAGGTGTTTTTGGTAAAAGCGATAAAGCTAAAGTAGAAGATTTTATCAAGTATGGTTTAGCTCATCAATTAGAATGGGATAAAGCTTTATAA
- a CDS encoding arylmalonate decarboxylase, with the protein MTDALGWRKKFGVLVPSTNTIVEPDFHAIAVRGVTSHISRIHVRNQDLSSDEKMVRILEQIDNEILFAVDRVMTAGIDYLIMAMSAETFWGGIEGNKAFIKRLEDYTGLQVATGASACQEALEAFKLKKIAVINPYQAVADEKLRRFFSDIGVEVVRLKGLRCPTAIAIAEVSENTLRNYLQELDGDDVDAIVQMGTNLSMLRLADEAERWLGKPVIAINAATWWYALRHNDIHDQVYGCGRLLREF; encoded by the coding sequence ATGACAGATGCATTAGGATGGCGAAAAAAATTCGGGGTGCTTGTGCCTAGCACAAACACGATCGTCGAACCAGATTTTCACGCGATCGCGGTACGGGGCGTTACATCCCACATATCCAGGATTCATGTTAGAAACCAGGACTTGAGTAGCGATGAAAAGATGGTGCGTATTTTGGAGCAGATCGACAACGAAATTCTCTTCGCAGTCGATCGCGTGATGACGGCAGGCATCGACTACCTAATTATGGCAATGAGTGCCGAGACTTTTTGGGGAGGAATCGAAGGGAATAAAGCTTTCATCAAACGGCTTGAGGATTATACTGGTCTGCAAGTGGCTACCGGCGCTTCGGCATGTCAGGAAGCTCTGGAAGCGTTCAAACTAAAGAAGATCGCAGTCATCAATCCTTATCAAGCTGTGGCTGACGAGAAGTTACGCCGCTTCTTCAGTGACATTGGGGTGGAGGTCGTGCGGCTCAAAGGACTACGTTGCCCCACTGCAATAGCGATCGCTGAAGTCTCCGAAAATACTCTTCGCAACTATCTTCAGGAACTCGATGGTGATGACGTAGACGCGATCGTGCAGATGGGTACCAATTTGAGTATGCTCCGGCTGGCTGACGAAGCGGAGCGGTGGCTCGGAAAGCCGGTCATTGCCATCAATGCGGCAACCTGGTGGTATGCCTTACGACATAACGACATCCACGATCAAGTGTACGGGTGTGGGAGACTCTTGAGAGAATTTTGA
- a CDS encoding DUF4437 domain-containing protein — MNNNTSAGRKHVETEESLNSVLNFPQVPFNVKNFITGEHSNAQVLSLNESTGESTQRVVLKKGWKAPIGHFTTDVEIFVLTGALCQGGFRLRNLSYSFIPAGIPTGPWKTEEDTIILWMPNATPTYMTEDYASLEQIPETSVYHVNMQTHERMTEFVPLQELHAMKWESTTFLPPGSARKSLYTNKKTGRATWILGLVPMWIEGNFYAGHPTTEEAYVISGDVLGHWSMNDDPFNRRYTAMCKDGYYWRPAHIPHGPFWTESGALLLFRTNDRLDCYWILHNPDITQQDEIRLQAALDRDKSHS; from the coding sequence ATGAACAATAACACCTCGGCAGGGCGTAAACATGTAGAAACTGAAGAATCACTTAACTCAGTTCTTAACTTTCCACAAGTGCCTTTTAATGTGAAAAACTTTATTACTGGTGAACACAGTAATGCTCAGGTTCTATCTCTCAATGAAAGTACAGGTGAATCTACACAGCGAGTCGTCCTGAAAAAGGGTTGGAAGGCGCCAATCGGTCATTTCACTACCGATGTGGAAATTTTTGTGCTAACCGGCGCACTTTGCCAGGGTGGGTTTAGACTACGCAATCTCAGTTACTCTTTCATCCCAGCTGGCATACCTACTGGCCCTTGGAAAACGGAAGAAGACACCATTATCTTGTGGATGCCAAATGCTACCCCTACTTACATGACAGAAGACTACGCAAGCCTTGAGCAAATCCCGGAAACTTCTGTATATCATGTGAATATGCAGACCCATGAACGGATGACTGAATTTGTTCCCTTGCAAGAACTCCACGCCATGAAATGGGAAAGCACAACCTTTTTACCTCCTGGTTCAGCACGTAAAAGCCTGTATACCAATAAAAAAACCGGACGCGCCACATGGATTCTAGGCTTAGTACCTATGTGGATTGAAGGCAATTTCTATGCTGGTCATCCTACTACTGAGGAGGCGTATGTCATCAGTGGAGATGTGCTTGGGCATTGGTCTATGAACGATGATCCTTTTAATAGACGCTATACAGCAATGTGCAAAGACGGCTATTACTGGCGACCAGCACATATTCCACACGGCCCGTTCTGGACAGAAAGTGGAGCATTACTTCTGTTTCGCACCAATGACCGCCTAGATTGTTATTGGATACTGCATAACCCAGATATTACTCAGCAAGATGAGATACGTCTCCAGGCTGCACTCGATCGCGACAAATCCCACTCCTGA
- a CDS encoding nuclear transport factor 2 family protein: MTQYSENTLKVAQQAFENLTHGMATGEWEPLLDMLTEDFTLWFPMAKFHGLNVGKERAREFFEYVSESFNPGLKLAGLDRVTSNETTAVFEFRDEGLLFGQPYKNRVAVSFDVRGDKICGYREYFGSDGKSY, from the coding sequence ATGACACAATATTCAGAAAATACTTTAAAAGTTGCTCAACAGGCATTTGAGAATCTGACGCATGGGATGGCAACAGGAGAGTGGGAACCGTTATTAGATATGCTCACAGAAGATTTTACCCTTTGGTTTCCTATGGCAAAATTCCACGGGTTGAATGTGGGGAAAGAACGAGCTAGAGAATTTTTTGAGTACGTTTCTGAATCCTTCAATCCTGGTTTAAAACTAGCTGGTCTAGACCGTGTTACGAGCAATGAAACAACGGCTGTCTTTGAGTTTCGGGATGAGGGGCTTTTGTTCGGACAGCCTTACAAAAATCGGGTAGCAGTTTCTTTTGATGTGCGTGGAGACAAAATTTGCGGCTACAGAGAATACTTTGGCAGCGATGGAAAATCCTATTAA
- a CDS encoding RNA-guided endonuclease InsQ/TnpB family protein, which translates to MIVFEAKLEGLDEQYRALDEAIRTARFVRNSCLRYWMDNKGIGRYDLNKFCAVLAASIEFPWVANLNSMARQAHAERAWSAIARFFENCKKSKQGLKGFPKFKKEQTHGSVEYKTCGWRLSDDRRYITFSDGFKAGTFKLWGTRDLHFYQLKQFKRVRVVRRADGYYAQFCIDHERVERREPTGKTIGIDVGLTHFYTDSFGETIANPRHLRKSEKSLKRLQRRLSKTKKGSNNRIKFRNKLGLKHLKVSRQRKDFAVKTARCVVKSNDLVAYEDLQVRNMVKNHPLAKSISDVSWSLFCEWVEYFGKVFGVVTVAVPPHYTSQNCSNCGEVVKKTLSTRTHVCPHCGHTQDRDWNAARNILEKALSTAGHVGTNVSGDIDLCVGGETPPSKSGRGKRKPKE; encoded by the coding sequence ATGATCGTATTTGAGGCAAAACTTGAGGGACTAGACGAGCAGTATCGAGCGCTTGATGAAGCTATTCGTACTGCTCGTTTTGTGCGTAATAGTTGCCTGAGATACTGGATGGACAACAAGGGTATTGGACGCTATGACCTCAACAAATTCTGCGCTGTGCTTGCAGCCAGTATTGAGTTTCCTTGGGTTGCCAATCTGAACTCAATGGCAAGACAAGCACACGCCGAAAGGGCGTGGTCTGCAATCGCTCGGTTTTTTGAGAACTGCAAAAAAAGCAAACAAGGATTGAAGGGATTCCCAAAGTTCAAGAAAGAACAGACTCACGGTTCTGTAGAGTACAAAACCTGTGGGTGGCGACTTTCTGATGACCGCAGGTATATCACTTTCTCGGATGGCTTTAAAGCAGGAACTTTCAAGCTTTGGGGAACTCGTGACCTGCATTTCTATCAACTCAAACAGTTTAAGAGAGTGCGGGTTGTGCGTCGTGCGGATGGGTACTATGCCCAATTTTGCATTGACCATGAACGAGTAGAAAGGCGAGAACCAACGGGTAAAACTATTGGTATTGATGTAGGTTTGACTCACTTCTACACCGATTCTTTCGGGGAAACCATCGCCAATCCCCGACATCTTCGTAAAAGCGAGAAGTCTTTGAAACGGTTGCAACGCCGATTGTCTAAGACTAAGAAGGGTTCCAATAACAGAATTAAGTTTAGAAATAAACTTGGCTTAAAGCATCTCAAAGTAAGTCGCCAGCGTAAAGACTTTGCTGTTAAGACAGCAAGGTGCGTAGTGAAGTCTAACGACCTCGTGGCGTATGAAGATTTGCAGGTGCGAAATATGGTCAAGAATCACCCCTTGGCTAAATCGATTAGTGACGTGTCGTGGTCGCTGTTTTGTGAGTGGGTTGAGTATTTTGGTAAAGTGTTTGGCGTGGTAACTGTTGCAGTTCCACCCCACTACACCAGTCAAAATTGCTCTAACTGTGGTGAGGTTGTTAAAAAGACTCTTAGCACTAGAACTCATGTTTGTCCTCACTGTGGGCATACCCAAGATAGGGACTGGAACGCAGCAAGAAATATATTAGAAAAAGCATTGAGTACGGCGGGTCACGTCGGAACTAACGTCTCTGGAGACATCGACCTCTGCGTGGGTGGGGAAACTCCTCCAAGTAAGTCGGGTCGTGGAAAGAGAAAACCCAAAGAGTGA
- a CDS encoding substrate-binding domain-containing protein codes for MSLYPVRLNNLTSSISVLAITIGLVVGQSATQKSLAQTIGNGAGASTVNPLFVGIKTASPSFTFTYSPVGSGAGLTAFFTQTPPAGTPGPITFAASDDPVAGTETVTGGRGYLQVPVLGVGITLAYNATGLTVPTGGIKLSRASYCGILNGSITNWNAPSISADNGGPIAGNVPIKVVRRSDSSGSTFVLTTHLNTACKAAATPGIPAANVWNRGVGTTITWPTTFIGATGGGAVAKAIASTSGAIGYVDSATRLSNNLPAALLRNKAGNYTAPSTGAITEALLGGTVVKYGTNPNNRLIRIDNLNDPTRANAYPISTATYFLFYDIYSDTTIINGIKALTTLASGAAAADFVASLGYAPLPDPIKTVSTGVVNTCVNTVLGPSPCN; via the coding sequence ATGAGTTTATATCCCGTTCGCCTGAATAATTTGACAAGTTCAATTTCTGTACTTGCCATCACAATTGGTTTAGTAGTAGGTCAATCCGCTACTCAGAAATCTCTAGCTCAGACCATAGGTAATGGTGCAGGTGCAAGCACTGTAAATCCTTTGTTTGTTGGTATAAAAACAGCCTCTCCCAGCTTCACATTCACATATTCTCCAGTTGGTAGTGGCGCAGGTTTAACAGCTTTTTTCACTCAAACCCCACCAGCAGGTACTCCTGGCCCAATCACTTTTGCAGCTAGTGACGACCCCGTAGCAGGAACAGAAACAGTTACTGGCGGTCGTGGTTACCTCCAAGTGCCTGTGCTAGGTGTCGGAATCACATTAGCTTATAACGCTACTGGTCTGACTGTACCAACAGGTGGAATTAAGCTTTCACGAGCTAGTTACTGTGGTATTTTGAACGGTAGCATCACAAATTGGAATGCTCCCAGCATTAGTGCAGATAACGGTGGCCCAATAGCAGGCAATGTACCCATCAAAGTTGTACGTCGTAGTGACTCAAGTGGTAGCACTTTTGTTTTAACGACTCATCTCAATACTGCATGTAAGGCTGCTGCGACTCCAGGTATTCCAGCAGCTAATGTATGGAATAGAGGAGTAGGTACAACTATAACTTGGCCAACCACTTTCATTGGCGCTACTGGTGGTGGTGCTGTAGCCAAAGCGATCGCAAGTACTTCTGGTGCAATTGGTTATGTGGATAGTGCTACGCGCTTAAGTAATAATCTACCTGCCGCACTGTTACGTAACAAAGCAGGTAATTACACTGCTCCCTCAACAGGCGCAATTACAGAGGCTCTTCTAGGTGGAACTGTTGTAAAATACGGTACTAATCCCAATAACAGGCTGATTAGAATCGATAATTTGAACGATCCGACCCGTGCAAATGCTTATCCCATTTCCACAGCAACTTATTTCCTGTTTTATGACATATACTCAGATACTACCATAATCAATGGTATTAAAGCCTTGACCACCTTGGCTTCGGGAGCAGCTGCGGCTGATTTCGTTGCATCTCTCGGATATGCTCCTCTTCCCGATCCCATTAAAACTGTGTCTACAGGTGTTGTGAATACTTGTGTAAATACTGTTTTAGGCCCTTCTCCTTGCAATTAG